A genomic region of Solanum dulcamara chromosome 2, daSolDulc1.2, whole genome shotgun sequence contains the following coding sequences:
- the LOC129880238 gene encoding LEAF RUST 10 DISEASE-RESISTANCE LOCUS RECEPTOR-LIKE PROTEIN KINASE-like 1.5 has translation MPFLPFFSIFLFLVFILESAAAVHSCLKPEISCPPFASFPPFPFSSSPGCGHPSFQIQCSPSHALISINNLSFSLLHYEPTSSTLLLSPASLSQNEINSESTDFKNCSLHNRSISLSGSPFRVSDSSCSRLSALRPCPPPNLPNCSHCPWQCKLIKNPLQLLRECGLRHHFESDERCQSDILGFLDDFLKMGIEVEWDEEQDSYFSSCRTCRASSGVCGFNSSHPKKPFLCFPSSQVRYSPPLIRQKSANRVVMLSMVFLFVCFLVVFSVGSLIFRSRGKGAGSEEDPTIIYLRRHRSASLLPPVFPYEELESSTNHFDHKRKLGDGGFGSVYLGNLDDGRLVAVKHLHKHSPTGTKAFSTKSFCNEILILSSINHPNLVKLHGYCSDPRGLLLVYDYVPNGTLADHLHGNKNLYKKGSLTWSLRVDIALQIAMAIEYLHFSVVPPIVHRDITSTNIFVEKDMRVKVGDFGLSRLLVCTDTSVASGDSTGEVWTGPQGTPGYLDPDYHKSFRLNEKSDIYSFGVVLLELITGMKAVDQKREKREMALADMVVSRIQMGLLQQVVDPFLVVDGEAMEGVGAVAELAFRCVASDKDDRPDSRDVVAELRRIRGRTRGVGSGGGGILRTSNSSNMVVPDGIGLIG, from the coding sequence atgccatttttaccctttttttctATCTTTCTGTTCTTGGTTTTCATTCTTGAGTCAGCAGCAGCAGTTCATAGCTGTTTAAAACCTGAAATCTCATGTCCACCTTTTGCTTCTTTTCccccttttcctttttcttcatcTCCTGGTTGTGGTCATCCTTCTTTTCAAATCCAATGTTCACCTTCACATGCTCTTATTTCAATCAATAACTTGTCTTTCTCTTTACTTCATTATGAGCCTACTTCTTCaactcttcttctttctcctgCTTCACTTTCACAAAatgaaatcaactcagaatctacTGATTTCAAGAACTGTTCTTTGCACAATAGATCCATTTCTCTTTCTGGTTCACCATTTAGGGTGTCTGATTCATCTTGCTCTAGGCTTTCTGCTCTTAGGCCTTGTCCACCCCCAAATCTTCCAAATTGTAGTCACTGTCCATGGCAATGTAAGCTTATCAAGAACCCACTTCAGCTTCTTCGTGAATGTGGATTGAGACACCATTTTGAGTCTGATGAAAGATGCCAAAGTGACATTCTTGGATTTCTTGATGATTTCTTGAAAATGGGGATTGAAGTTGAATGGGATGAAGAACAAGATTCATATTTTTCAAGCTGTAGGACTTGCAGAGCTAGTAGTGGTGTTTGTGGATTCAATTCTTCACACCCAAAGAAACCATTTTTATGTTTTCCATCATCACAAGTTAGGTACTCACCTCCTTTGATTCGACAAAAAAGCGCCAATCGTGTAGTTATGTTGTCAATGGTCTTTCTATTTGTGTGTTTTCTGGTTGTTTTCTCTGTTGGATCTTTAATTTTTCGTTCAAGAGGTAAAGGGGCAGGTTCAGAAGAAGATCCTACTATCATTTACCTCCGTAGGCACCGTTCAGCTAGTTTACTTCCACCAGTTTTCCCTTATGAGGAACTTGAAAGCTCCACAAATCACTTTGATCACAAGAGGAAACTTGGGGATGGAGGATTTGGTTCTGTGTATTTAGGGAATCTTGATGATGGTAGGCTTGTTGCAGTTAAGCATTTGCATAAGCATTCTCCCACTGGCACCAAAGCTTTTTCAACAAAGTCATTCTGCaatgaaatcttgattttgtCATCAATCAACCACCCAAATCTAGTCAAACTTCATGGCTATTGTAGTGATCCAAGAGGGCTTCTTTTGGTTTATGACTATGTTCCAAATGGTACTCTTGCTGACCATCTTCATGGTAACAAGAATTTGTACAAAAAGGGTTCTTTAACTTGGAGTTTAAGAGTTGATATAGCACTACAAATAGCAATGGCTATTGAGTACTTGCATTTCTCAGTAGTTCCACCTATAGTTCATAGAGATATAACATCAACCAACATTTTTGTAGAAAAAGATATGAGGGTAAAAGTTGGTGACTTTGGGCTTTCAAGACTCTTAGTATGCACAGATACATCAGTAGCTTCTGGTGATTCTACTGGTGAagtttggacaggtccacaaggAACTCCTGGTTATTTGGATCCCGATTATCACAAGTCTTTTAGATTGAATGAAAAGAGTGATATATATAGCTTTGGTGTTGTGTTGTTGGAACTAATAACAGGGATGAAAGCTGTAGACCAAAAGAGGGAGAAGAGGGAAATGGCATTGGCTGATATGGTAGTTTCAAGAATTCAAATGGGGTTGTTGCAGCAAGTTGTGGACCCTTTTTTGGTGGTGGATGGAGAAGCAATGGAAGGTGTCGGTGCTGTGGCGGAGCTCGCGTTCCGATGTGTAGCATCGGATAAGGATGATCGGCCTGATTCAAGAGATGTGGTGGCAGAGTTGAGAAGGATAAGGGGCAGGACAAGGGGAGTTGGAAGTGGTGGTGGGGGTATTTTGAGGACATCAAATTCCAGTAACATGGTTGTTCCAGATGGGATTGGTCTAATTGGCTAA
- the LOC129880239 gene encoding uncharacterized protein LOC129880239 isoform X2 codes for MEGFKVDKWGYQVKTKSDSCISAINSYYHQVLSYGRERSVILEAPKKDPTCVLANILAAHFLCSADSSRAMLLLEAAKSHLEQASSYEKMVFEAISYLVLPNRDDDVAVELHLKLLKDFPRDLVTLKRGHVLCFYMGCPDLSLKLFEQVLPVNKHENYIYGMLAFALLELGQYADAKEAAKKGFEIDSEDAWTHHALCHVYQYECRFKEAVQFMEECSRTWSSLSSFMYTHNWWHVALCYMEGHSPMEKVRDVYDQNIWKELERIDASPAEVYLNAVGLLLRVYVRGGINVFGDRLKILADRLTDKAFWYLEWHLDVLVLWALSCTGEVSKAEELLEGLKSRISTMTKKKREYMQRAVLKRYLNMVRVKMNGRWNCSDKHLMPLTTRLLERQTNSLTFSMKFGSLCC; via the exons ATGGAAGGATTCAAAGTAGACAAATGGGGTTATCAAGTCAAAACCAAGTCTGATTCTTGCATATCTGCCATCAATTCTTATTATCATCAG GTACTTAGCTATGGAAGAGAGAGGTCAGTTATATTGGAAGCTCCTAAAAAAGACCCAACTTGTGTTTTGGCTAATATTTTGGCTGCTCATTTTCTTTGCTCTGCTGATTCTTCACGTGCTATGCTTCTTCTTGAAGCTGCCAAGTCTCATCTA GAACAAGCCAGCTCGTATGAGAAAATGGTTTTTGAGGCAATAAGTTATTTGGTTTTACCTAATAGAGATGATGATGTGGCTGTTGAACTACACTTGAAG CTGCTTAAGGATTTCCCCAGAGATCTGGTCACTCTAAAGCGGGGTCATGTGCTTTGTTTCTACATGGGTTGCCCTGATTTGTCGCTGAAACTTTTTGAACAG GTCCTACCAGTAAATAAACACGAAAATTACATTTATGGCATGCTCGCATTTGCTCTATTAGAGCTTGGTCAATATGCGGATGCAAAAGAAGCTGCAAAGAAAGGCTTTGAGATTGATAGTGAAGATGCCTGGACACACCATGCT CTCTGTCATGTTTATCAGTATGAGTGTCGTTTTAAAGAAGCAGTACAATTTATGGAGGAATGCTCAAGAACCTGGAGTTCTTTGTCATCTTTTAT GTATACACACAATTGGTGGCACGTTGCGCTTTGTTATATGGAAGGTCATTCACCCATGGAAAAAGTAagagatgtttatgatcaaaacATCTGGAAAGAGTTGGAAAGAATTGATGCCAGTCCAGCCGAA GTGTACCTGAATGCTGTTGGTTTGTTACTTCGGGTATATGTACGAGGTGGGATTAATGTATTTGGGGACCGTTTGAAGATCCTAGCTGATCGTCTGACAGATAAA GCTTTCTGGTATCTTGAATGGCACCTGGATGTATTGGTGTTATGGGCCCTATCCTGTACAGGTGAAGTTTCTAAAGCAGAAGAGTTACTGGAGGGTTTAAAATCCAG AATTTCTACCATGACCAAGAAAAAACGAGAATATATGCAGAGAGCTGTGCTG AAGCGATATTTGAATATGGTAAGGGTGAAAATGAACGGGCGTTGGAATTGCTCGGACAAACATTTGATGCCATTGACTACAAG ATTATTGGAGCGTCAGACGAACAGCTTGacgttttcaatgaagtttggaTCACTATGTTGCTAA
- the LOC129879845 gene encoding glutathione S-transferase U17-like, with translation MEASIVKVLGTQASPFANRVLIALNVKSVDYEFIQEDMSNKSELLLKSNPVHKKIPVLIHGDNIICESLVTVQYIDETWTNGHSILPSNPLDRAIVRFWVAYIDDKWLPLMSELGKAQGEEAKLEVQEKLQEALMPLEEAFVKCSKGKSFFGGDNIGYIDIALGCILGWIKAIKIMLGIEIFDVTKTPGLVNWGARFLEDKFVKDVILEPEKLVEILKLHLAKREVPNAN, from the exons ATGGAAGCAAGTATTGTTAAGGTTCTAGGTACACAAGCAAGTCCATTTGCAAATCGAGTTTTAATTGCTCTTAATGTTAAGTCTGTAGACTATGAATTTATTCAAGAAGACATGTCCAATAAAAGTGAGCTTCTCCTTAAATCCAACCCTGTTCATAAGAAAATCCCAGTACTCATTCATGGTGACAACATTATTTGTGAGTCCTTAGTCACCGTTCAATACATCGATGAGACGTGGACTAATGGACACTCCATTCTTCCTTCTAATCCCCTAGACCGTGCCATCGTCAGGTTTTGGGTTGCCTACATAGATGACAAG TGGTTACCTTTGATGTCTGAGCTTGGAAAAGCACAAGGAGAAGAGGCAAAACTAGAAGTACAAGAGAAACTACAAGAAGCATTGATGCCTCTAGAAGAAGCATTTGTTAAGTGTAGCAAagggaaatcattttttggtggAGACAATATTGGTTACATAGACATTGCTTTGGGGTGCATTTTGGGTTGGATAAAAGCAATAAAAATTATGTTAggaattgaaatatttgatgtAACAAAGACTCCTGGATTGGTTAATTGGGGTGCTAGATTCTTGGAAGACAAATTTGTTAAGGATGTTATATTGGAGCCAGAGAAACTTGTTGAGATACTCAAGTTACATTTGGCCAAAAGAGAGGTTCCTAATGCAAACTAA
- the LOC129880239 gene encoding uncharacterized protein LOC129880239 isoform X1, with the protein MEGFKVDKWGYQVKTKSDSCISAINSYYHQVLSYGRERSVILEAPKKDPTCVLANILAAHFLCSADSSRAMLLLEAAKSHLEQASSYEKMVFEAISYLVLPNRDDDVAVELHLKLLKDFPRDLVTLKRGHVLCFYMGCPDLSLKLFEQVLPVNKHENYIYGMLAFALLELGQYADAKEAAKKGFEIDSEDAWTHHALCHVYQYECRFKEAVQFMEECSRTWSSLSSFMYTHNWWHVALCYMEGHSPMEKVRDVYDQNIWKELERIDASPAEVYLNAVGLLLRVYVRGGINVFGDRLKILADRLTDKAFWYLEWHLDVLVLWALSCTGEVSKAEELLEGLKSRISTMTKKKREYMQRAVLLAEAIFEYGKGENERALELLGQTFDAIDYKIIGASDEQLDVFNEVWITMLLSSGQATKAIEAIEKQLKKREGTPFLWRLLEKGYSMSGKQEAMEAGKKAQALEGAYFN; encoded by the exons ATGGAAGGATTCAAAGTAGACAAATGGGGTTATCAAGTCAAAACCAAGTCTGATTCTTGCATATCTGCCATCAATTCTTATTATCATCAG GTACTTAGCTATGGAAGAGAGAGGTCAGTTATATTGGAAGCTCCTAAAAAAGACCCAACTTGTGTTTTGGCTAATATTTTGGCTGCTCATTTTCTTTGCTCTGCTGATTCTTCACGTGCTATGCTTCTTCTTGAAGCTGCCAAGTCTCATCTA GAACAAGCCAGCTCGTATGAGAAAATGGTTTTTGAGGCAATAAGTTATTTGGTTTTACCTAATAGAGATGATGATGTGGCTGTTGAACTACACTTGAAG CTGCTTAAGGATTTCCCCAGAGATCTGGTCACTCTAAAGCGGGGTCATGTGCTTTGTTTCTACATGGGTTGCCCTGATTTGTCGCTGAAACTTTTTGAACAG GTCCTACCAGTAAATAAACACGAAAATTACATTTATGGCATGCTCGCATTTGCTCTATTAGAGCTTGGTCAATATGCGGATGCAAAAGAAGCTGCAAAGAAAGGCTTTGAGATTGATAGTGAAGATGCCTGGACACACCATGCT CTCTGTCATGTTTATCAGTATGAGTGTCGTTTTAAAGAAGCAGTACAATTTATGGAGGAATGCTCAAGAACCTGGAGTTCTTTGTCATCTTTTAT GTATACACACAATTGGTGGCACGTTGCGCTTTGTTATATGGAAGGTCATTCACCCATGGAAAAAGTAagagatgtttatgatcaaaacATCTGGAAAGAGTTGGAAAGAATTGATGCCAGTCCAGCCGAA GTGTACCTGAATGCTGTTGGTTTGTTACTTCGGGTATATGTACGAGGTGGGATTAATGTATTTGGGGACCGTTTGAAGATCCTAGCTGATCGTCTGACAGATAAA GCTTTCTGGTATCTTGAATGGCACCTGGATGTATTGGTGTTATGGGCCCTATCCTGTACAGGTGAAGTTTCTAAAGCAGAAGAGTTACTGGAGGGTTTAAAATCCAG AATTTCTACCATGACCAAGAAAAAACGAGAATATATGCAGAGAGCTGTGCTG ctTGCAGAAGCGATATTTGAATATGGTAAGGGTGAAAATGAACGGGCGTTGGAATTGCTCGGACAAACATTTGATGCCATTGACTACAAG ATTATTGGAGCGTCAGACGAACAGCTTGacgttttcaatgaagtttggaTCACTATGTTGCTAAGCAGTGGTCAGGCTACAAAAG CTATTGAGGCCATAGAGAAGCAGCTAAAGAAGAGGGAAGGAACCCCGTTCTTGTGGCGCCTCCTG GAAAAAGGTTATTCAATGTCAGGAAAGCAAGAAGCTATGGAAGCAGGCAAAAAAGCTCAGGCATTGGAAGGTGCATACTTCAATTAA